AGGGGCCGGTTTTCCAACCAGAACTGAAAACCACTACCAGACGGATGCCACTATGAGCTCCACACACTCAGGCTACTAGAGAACAGGACGGGACTCATCGTGACCCACCGGCGCCAGAAGATCTACCGCCAAGCGATTCTACTGACAGAAATGGACAACAACACCATCCATCGAATTGTCAAGACGATCTGCGGCGCCGGCTACGAAGTCGTCCTCCAAGACTTGGCCACGAGACGTCATCTTCTCCCATCCCTGAGTGTGACACCGCTCCTCAGCTCGCCGTAG
The sequence above is drawn from the Gigantopelta aegis isolate Gae_Host chromosome 6, Gae_host_genome, whole genome shotgun sequence genome and encodes:
- the LOC121373969 gene encoding zinc finger CCCH domain-containing protein 18-like is translated as MTGFCCHKLKVQKNDTKKHTEREREREREREREATREQDGTHRDPPAPEDLPPSDSTDRNGQQHHPSNCQDDLRRRLRSRPPRLGHETSSSPIPECDTAPQLASSSSSSSSSSSSSSSS